In Centroberyx gerrardi isolate f3 chromosome 14, fCenGer3.hap1.cur.20231027, whole genome shotgun sequence, the genomic stretch tcatcaAATAACtgattgatgatatttaacagtgtaagGCTGCGTTgttgcctggagcgctttttgtgaggagaaatacaAAAGCGGATCAGcggttagctgagcagctgctagctcactaaccagctggttagcacttctagcagacaattcagtgttgtgcaacaaataAAGGCTGTATCGGATATTCACACGTCCAGTATAATCCCATACTGCCTTCATGATCGGTGTTGTGGTAACGAAAATTCACATATTACAACAACTAATTTCtgactttctccatctttgttgttgttatgggaaacggccagcctCTCCATCATGACAGGTCACCCACCgtttttctgaaaagttggGAGTGGACGCCTTTTGTGCggcttgcggccgcttcccattgcttttactgTAATGTAAAAAATGCGCTGgaaaaaaacgctatgtgtgaacgcagcctaagagtatctgagggtgtatttttcctttacCCTCAATaccattaattttgagacactGACAGCCTCTGCTGGCCTCTTCACTGCATTTTGAATTGTGTGCTTCTGGGTTGGATTTTGCAGGAAACCTGCTGGATTGTTgaagcacaaagggagattgcttacAGCACAAACCAGGAACCATTTGACTTTTCAAGTAAAACAAAACTTGAATCCAGTTCCATCCACTATTTTAACTGCATAGTTTGAACTTCACATTAGCTTACCTCATCAGAATGCATATTCACTGTGATTTAACAAGGATTGCTCTGGCTTTTATCCTTCTCCTTGCTCTTCACACATGCTGGAGGgtggggagtgagagagagagagagagagagagtgtgtgtgtgtgtgtgtgtgtgtgagagagagagagagagagagaaagagagaaggagagagatcaggagagagagagaggagagagagagacagagagagcgggagagagatcaggagagagagagagcaggagggagagagatcaggagagagagagagagaaagagagagagggagaaagagagacagagagagcaggagagagatcagaagggagagagagagagagagagtggtgtgtgtgttgtgctactaagggaacaagtgaaaactagcttagtgctagtttgAAGCTcaccacctgttttgtctgtgaagctgaccaatgTAACAGCTTAAAGTATCAACCCCAAGTACTACATCAATTGTACATCCAAAATCCAGCAATCAATTTCATcaaggggtggggtggggtggggtggggttggggggggggcgctGGAGTGACATTCAAGTTCCCCTTGAACTTGAATGTCGCTCCAGTTGTTTTTGCAGGGCAAGAGGAGGGATTCTGGTTCTGGTTGATGTACAGGTTAAAGAATAAAagaagatgaaagatgaaaagaaTAGTTAGTTGATGAGAGTGTGGTGCTCAATGTTCAGTCTGGCTACTGAAAGTGGTGACcctaaaaaaaatgtctgtaaaatatctgaaGAAAGCAGAGATGGGGCTAAAGGAAACATCCATTGTGTATAAAACTGTGTCCTTGTCACATAACTGTATTCTATAGGAAACCAAGTCCAAACTGCGTGGCTAACCACATTCCACAAATTTGGAGTAAATGGTGTACTGAAACCAGCAAATTAGCTGTGAATGTTCAGTGTGGAAATGGGCTGATAAAGCATAGAGATATTATGCTAATCTTACTTCAGATAGAATTGGCTATAAAAATCCCAGGAAGAGAATGGCTGTTGTCAGACAGCAGTGCAGAGTGTGAGTCAGTAGATTTATACCACTGAGTTTGACACGGCTCAGCTGAATGCTTCTGAAGCCTTTTCTATTGGGATGGATCACTCTTCATCTAAGACATCTGACACAGGCCATATTTCAGCTTAATAATTGAATACGCCTCTTGTTGTATATCTAttgcatttttacacattctCGTTGcatcatatatatttatatgagaGTGTATTTCTTCAGTTGTTTAGTTCTCATCAggcaaattcttttttttctaatctAACACTTTCTTTTGctttaaaattcaaaatcaCATGTGGCTTTTGGTAACGCTTTTGGTCTTTCATGCCAATTGAATCAAGGAAACATTTTCAGAGTAACATAATTTATAATtttgtcttggtgtgttggaTGTAGGCCAAGTTGACTAAAGAAGGGGTGAAAAAAGATAGGTTAGCACAACAAGCAGTGTGATGAGATGAACTCCACCTCCAAACAAGGACAATGGCTGTTTTGTATTCATGCgattgcattcattcatttatttgtccTTATTTATCTACAGATTCTTGCAATACAAGATTGGAGGGGGAATCCACCCTGAATAAATAACATCCCCATGAGGAGGGAGCGCTTTATGCTGATACCATCTTCTTTCATTCCAAGTGAGCCCACTGGAGacttaagtaaaataaatcAGTGTTAGGCCTGTGGAGTGGTAGAGTGTATGCTGCAGACTGTAAAGTATTAGTGCTGAGATGTGTTAGCCTAACTTTCTGATTTgattggtttgttttttcagctTCTGTGACAAATATGAAATGAGTCATTAGACAAGACTTACATTTACATAGGGAGAGGGGTGTAGTGGGGTGGGGGGACTTTCAAGGGACCCCACGCCCaggaatgtagtggagggtagCCTAAACCCACCTAAATCTAGTTTAACCACCTTTTTTATATGTGCAATAGAATTTACTTACCTTTTTAATCAGACAAATGTTTACAACGTAAATAGCTCAGTATTgtcagtagtatcaaactgatgtactGTAAGCTATATAAGAATAGGGCTTTTTaagccaaaaaaacaatacccacctttttatttaccactacatcaacTCCCAAGCTGGAGGGGGCCATTCAGAGAGAAGGTGACTGTATTGAGTTACATGAGTTGGGTGGGGGCCAAGGCTGACATCTTATCAGGGGACCCAGAGTTTCAAGCCGCACCCCTGACAATAAGCAACTGTCATAGTGCTGTGATACAAAATGAAGATTGACATAGTAAGTGGTAGTAAGTAGACCTCCCTACCATAAATGATTGTATACCGACATCTTCTGGTACAGAAGAAAATTGCAGTTAAGTGATCTTATTTTGAAGGACTTATCTTGAAGTGGGGGAACCCGAAACTGTTGTTAAACCTAACGTTACTTTCTGTGAAGATAAGGGTGAGTAAGGGTAGTCAAAACCTTTGAGGCTGTAGTGAACAAACTATTACCAATTGCAATGCTTTTTACGTGCAGTTATTTAGTAATAAGCTCATCACCTTCAACAACTGCTTTAGATTAGGTTGTGAAACtgctagctaacgctaacgtcactgcagaccagcagctagctaacttagctagctagctagctagcccaAAGGAAGCTTTAGCTAGTAACGCTACTACCAATGTAACGTTACTTTTCTGGCTAAGTCATTGCATTACACTATGCTTAATTTCAAATAACATTACGAAGACAAACATTTAACGCTATACTGAATTGTCGCTGTCCAAGAAAAGTCAGTGTCACCAAGCTAAACAGGGAGCTTTGTTTTGATACAGGTTATCTTATGTTTCAGTAATTTTGCATATTCCTAACGTTGGTGGTGAATGACCTTCATAACACTAACACTAGCCATCAACGAAAtgctgtttatttttgtcaatgCGGTATGTTTAGGGTGTCGAAACCAGCCGCTTTGGAGGGTAACGTTAACCAAATCAACAGCTGTTTGGAAGCTCATCTCTTTCCTAAAAATTAAATTTAGCTGGTACAAAATGGCAATATATTGAACCCGCTAGCCAGTTCAACACCCTGAGCCCATTTACAGCCTGTGTACAGTCGTTTTGAGTTGTCAAGCCTGTattggtaaaaaaacaaaactgtgtaGAGCAGCATTCATTTGACTTGTGACATTTGTTACACCTATGGTCTCTGTCACAACAGTATTGGATGCTGCAGATCAATCACAAGATCTCACAAGATCACACAGGATGGATTCCGGTGGGAAACCCTCAACAGCCCAAGTGGTGGCTTTAGCTACCAGCTCAGTCCTGACTGCAGTCTTCTATTCAGTTTACAGGAGGAGGGCTACAACAGTTGCCAGATTAAAGGTCAACCACGCCACAGACACTCCATCAGTCATGAGAATGTCAGCATAATGTGTATATTTGTTGTTGCAGATGTGCTCAACCAGATATGTTTCAGTTGTTGATCTCAGATGTTGGTTTCCACAGGAAGCCAAAAAAGTATCCATTGACCAGGATCTGAAAAACATCCTGTCTGAAACTCCTGGAAGATGTGTCCCATATGCTGTGATAGAAGGTGTGTTGGACCAATTTGGAGCCTAAATCACTGTGAATACTGTGCTGTGGTCTGTATTGTTGTATAGTACACAAATTAATTCTATGATGCAATCTACAGTATAGCCTAAATGGTACGAGCTAACCTAGACTATTTTAGCTTGTCATTACGTTCACGATGACTGAAAATTGTCATGGACAGTTTTGACAGTGTGACACAATGTCTTATTTACTACCCTCTGCAGGTGTAGTGAGATCTGTGAAGGAGACTCTGAACAGCCAGTTTGTTGACAATTGCAAAGGCGTTATTGAAAGGCTGACtctgaaggagaagaagatggTGTGGAATCGCACAACTCATCTCTGGTAAGTAGGAGGTTATAATGTAATGctgaaattatattaaaaatgGCTCATGTACAGTCAGTAGGCATGAAGGGTGACTGCTTATCCTTATTCTGTAAGTAAGGCTTCCTTGACTGTGTAGCTATTCTGTGCTGGTGTGTtgaaatgacagacatgacagtCTAACAGTAACAATTGTATGATTTTTATAAACAGGAATGACACAGAGAAGGTCATCCACCAGCGCACCAACACAGTTCCATTTGACCTTGTGGCCCATGATGATGCTATTACAGCCACGGTGCGAGTTATACGTCCGCTAGACTCTGCAGAGTTGGACCTGGAAACCACCTATGAGAACTTCCACCCCACAGTCCAGTCCCTGTCCAACGTTATCGGCCACTTCATCAGCGGGGAGCGGCCCAAGGGCATCCACGAGACTGAGGAGATGCTGCGGCTGGGAGAGAGTGTCACAGGTGTTGGAGAGCTGGTCCTGGACAACAGCCTGGTCAAGCTCCAACCTCCAAAGCAGGGCTTCCGTTACTTTCTCAGCCGGCTGGACTACGAGTCTCTGCTGAGGAAGCAGGAGAACGCCGTCAGAATATGGAGGGTTCTGACTGTAGTCTTTGGCGTTGCTGCCTGTTCCGCACTCCTGTTCATCCTGTGGAAGCGGTATGTGCAtcacagacagaggaagaaggagaggagcaTCCTGGAGGATTTcaaggagcagcagaggaagcgcATGCGTGAACTCAACGTAGAGGAGGGCACTGTGCCCCCTAGCGCCTGCACCGTCTGCCTGAGCCGGGAACGGTCCTGTGTTTTTCTAGAGTGTGgccatgtgtgtgcctgtgcccAGTGCTATCGGGCGCTGCCAGAGCCAAAGAAATGCCCCATCTGCAGGGCAACTATAGACAGGGTGGTGCCACTTTACAACAGCTAATGTAGAAATCATTGGAAATGCAATGTTTGattggacatactgtatatcacataGGATATCTACTCAATATCTCTACAATCATGGTAAACTTGGAAAGACATGCGATTTAAAATTGTGTGTTTACTTAAGTCATTTCCCCCCCCATGTAAATCAGCTAGAGAGGGAAAATATTcttagagggagagggaaactTTCTTAGACGCAGACAAATATTGATCATGGAAATATTGCCCTTACTCTTGGATTGttgtttgaatttgatttgcaaACAGTATACAGTCTGCCTACTGTGCTCTCTGCCTTTTTATGTCCTTGTTGCAATTTTGTTCACTTTGTCTCTTATTTTGGGCTTTAACTTTCATATGGTCATGTGGTTAATTCAAGGTTGTGTTGTGGTGGaggaaaaaattaaaagaagtgtagaagaagaggaaaaaagctTAAACCAAGGATGCACTGTACAAGCCACTGTCTGGTAGTTTCGTtgttctggagagagagagaactgagtCTGTCTTGTTCTTTTTGTGCCTGCTATTGGGGAAATGGGGAGCAGGTGTTCAGGCTCTCCCAGGTCCCTGGACTGACAGCCGCAGCAGACGGAGCAAAAGGCAACACAGGTCGAACTCAATGAAGAATAGTACGCTGGAGCAACCCCTGGCCCACCACAGTCATTGATTGTTGGGTTTAGAAACTGCTGATTTTTGTTATCGTAATGTGGCCTCTTTTCTAAATGTTTCTTTAATAGCCTGCCTGTCAAGTGGGCTGGTAAATCTATTCATTACCTGGGACATAGGCTAAATGTTGAAACCTCTACTGCCTCTTTCCCACTGAAACCTCATTAAAGACAACTGGAATGTAGGTCAGtttctggagaaaaaaaaaaactgaatcacTGAATTACTTTGAGAAATAATGTCAAAGTCACTTTGTGTAAATAAAGACAACAAGATAAAACCAGTAACGGATACCGTAGTGTTCACTCGCTAGAGGATGGAGACTACTGCTGCCAGGAGAGGGGGATGTTTGCCTCCAAGACATACAATGGGAAACAGGGTCATTCTTCTTTAGACAAAGTTGGACAGTTCTCATTTCTAGTACGATTTGAGTGAAGGTTTAATTCATTAATTGGTACTTGGCAAAGAGGTACCTATATTGCAAGTTCCCCTTTAAACTTGTAATTTATAGTTATGGTCATTGACAAAGGCTGAATAATGCAGTATTTGAAGTTGTGAAGTTTACCATGCTATATTAGGCAAACAAAGCAACTACACAACAGTTGACTGCATTTCATTTTGAGGCAACTACAAATGGATTAAAAATCTATCTGCCTTTAGCTTACTACCACAATAGCACAATGTAGGCCTAATGGTATTTTTGTAGAAAATGCAGTATGGTATACAAGTTTGGTCATGaccagaaaaacaaatgttatcctCAATGTATGTTAAAATGGTAGATGTGAGTGTTGATATGAGTTACTTATCAAAGTTAGAAACAATTATGAAAAGGTGGATGGCTGTGTGCAAGTTGGCTCGGTGATGAATAGACTAAGCTACTTGAAGTagggcttttgctttttgcATAGCTCTCATTTTGCATTGCAAACTATTTTGCATCTCTGCATGTTTTTGTAAAACAGTACTATAGCCTGATTTGTATGTTGTAATACCATTTTTAATCTGAGTGAACTTTGGTTGTATAATATGGAACCATATTTCATTCGTCCTGGAGAAACAATTGGCAGGTGTTCTCATTATAACTAGATCTTGTCTAGTTGAGATCTTTTCTCATTAAGAGAACTGGATCACAAGGTTGAAGTCTCTAATTTGTTGCTTCTTATTCATGAGTTAAGGGAAACCTATATCTTTTTCCGCCCATATGTGAAATAACACTGTACAACACGTAGGCTATAACTAGAAGGTGATATTTTCAACAAATTCTTTATAACCTGGCCCAAAGAGATTTTGACCCAGAAACAGCGGTCCACTATCTTTACACAGAGCATTCATACTGGGTTATTGGTGGGTCTGACCTGGGCTGGGGTTGATTTCTGTGTAAAGATGTCAAGCTGGGGAAAGGGCGTTTAAAATAACCCAgagaaaagcaggagaaaacTCAGACCTGACCCGGTATATTTTCTGTAGAAAGTAAAGCTGGAGAAGTTCTTGTACAAATGTCAtagtaaccatggtaaccatctGTTCCATAAGTGTTCCATCACCTGTGCGTGTGCATGGAAGTTGGGCTATCGGTGGGAATTGCCATCTAGTCAATTGCCATCTAGCACTTGGGGTGACGGAGAACTGCAAAAAATCAAAGCTAGGTTAATGCAGACTTTGTTTCAATTCAAGCTGTTAGAAAGAGGGTATCTTTTTACCCAAAGGTACCAGATGCCTGCTAAAAAAGACGCTGGGGGTTGCCAGATAACATCATATTCTAATTTGCATATCCATATTTGCTACAGTCCCCGTTCCtagcagagggagggatgctAGTCTGTGTATGGGAAGTgttgtgatcatcagacctttggattagacaagcaagtagtgCAAATCGTAAACAGCTGTCCttaat encodes the following:
- the mul1 gene encoding mitochondrial ubiquitin ligase activator of NFKB 1, which produces MDSGGKPSTAQVVALATSSVLTAVFYSVYRRRATTVARLKEAKKVSIDQDLKNILSETPGRCVPYAVIEGVVRSVKETLNSQFVDNCKGVIERLTLKEKKMVWNRTTHLWNDTEKVIHQRTNTVPFDLVAHDDAITATVRVIRPLDSAELDLETTYENFHPTVQSLSNVIGHFISGERPKGIHETEEMLRLGESVTGVGELVLDNSLVKLQPPKQGFRYFLSRLDYESLLRKQENAVRIWRVLTVVFGVAACSALLFILWKRYVHHRQRKKERSILEDFKEQQRKRMRELNVEEGTVPPSACTVCLSRERSCVFLECGHVCACAQCYRALPEPKKCPICRATIDRVVPLYNS